A genome region from Halorussus pelagicus includes the following:
- a CDS encoding phosphoglucomutase/phosphomannomutase family protein: protein METPISFGTDGWRATLDEFTAPRVRMVGQAVADYLREVEERDGGTVAVGYDARDTSRGFAEELCRVLAANGFDALIPPRDCPTPLAVWTVADRELAGALVVSASHNPPNYNGVKFFPHDAAPALPEVTDEIMARIAEPRTLPDDEQGSVREEDLLEPYADHAFDVVGVGPDEEADLDGLTVVYDAMHGSGRGFTDELLERAGATVHRRRCEQDAEFGGTNPEPSAENLQGLVEEVREKDADLGIANDGDSDRIAVVTPDRGFLDENLFFAATYDYLLEGGHASDTSGVSSGERSESDGESGPAVRTVSTTFLVDRVAEAHGEEVVETAVGYKWVAEAMKESDALIGGEESGGFSIRGHVREKDGVLMALLAGAVESDRSYDERVDDLLAEFGEIHQSKVSVDCPDERKQDVLAALEAELPEEVAGERVERVNDTDGFKILLEDGSWLLVRPSGTEPKMRVYAEAASEARVEALLDAGRELVEPLV from the coding sequence ATGGAGACGCCGATTTCGTTCGGAACCGACGGCTGGCGAGCGACGCTCGACGAGTTCACCGCACCGCGCGTCCGGATGGTCGGGCAGGCGGTCGCCGACTACCTCCGCGAGGTCGAGGAACGCGACGGCGGAACGGTCGCGGTCGGCTACGACGCCCGCGACACCTCGCGCGGGTTCGCCGAAGAGCTATGCCGTGTGCTGGCGGCCAACGGCTTCGACGCGCTAATTCCGCCGCGGGACTGCCCGACGCCCCTCGCCGTGTGGACCGTCGCGGACCGGGAGTTGGCGGGCGCGCTGGTCGTCTCGGCCAGCCACAACCCGCCGAACTACAACGGCGTGAAGTTCTTCCCCCACGACGCCGCGCCCGCCCTGCCCGAAGTGACGGACGAAATCATGGCCCGCATCGCCGAGCCGCGCACGCTCCCCGACGACGAGCAGGGGAGCGTCCGCGAGGAGGACCTGCTGGAACCATACGCCGACCACGCCTTCGACGTGGTGGGCGTCGGTCCCGACGAGGAGGCGGACCTCGACGGCCTGACCGTGGTCTACGACGCGATGCACGGGTCGGGCCGCGGGTTCACCGACGAACTGCTCGAACGCGCCGGGGCGACGGTCCACCGGCGGCGCTGCGAGCAAGACGCCGAATTCGGCGGCACGAACCCGGAACCGAGCGCCGAGAATCTGCAAGGACTGGTCGAGGAGGTCCGCGAGAAAGACGCCGACCTCGGCATCGCCAACGACGGCGATTCGGACCGAATCGCCGTCGTGACGCCCGACAGGGGCTTTCTGGACGAGAACCTCTTTTTCGCGGCGACCTACGACTACCTGCTCGAAGGCGGTCACGCGAGCGACACGAGTGGGGTCTCGTCGGGCGAGCGAAGCGAGTCCGACGGGGAATCCGGACCCGCGGTCCGAACCGTCTCGACCACGTTCCTCGTGGACCGCGTGGCCGAGGCCCACGGCGAAGAAGTCGTGGAGACCGCGGTGGGCTACAAGTGGGTCGCCGAGGCGATGAAGGAGTCTGACGCGCTCATCGGCGGCGAGGAGTCCGGCGGATTCTCGATTCGGGGCCACGTCCGTGAGAAAGACGGGGTCCTGATGGCGCTCCTCGCCGGAGCGGTCGAGAGCGACCGCTCTTACGACGAGCGCGTGGACGACCTACTGGCGGAGTTCGGCGAGATTCACCAGTCGAAGGTCAGCGTGGACTGCCCGGACGAGCGCAAGCAGGACGTACTCGCGGCCCTCGAAGCCGAACTCCCCGAGGAAGTAGCGGGCGAGCGCGTCGAGCGAGTCAACGACACCGACGGCTTCAAGATTCTGCTCGAAGACGGGTCGTGGTTGCTCGTGCGCCCGAGCGGGACGGAACCGAAGATGCGCGTCTACGCGGAGGCCGCGAGCGAGGCGCGCGTGGAGGCGCTGTTGGACGCCGGGCGCGAGTTGGTCGAACCGTTAGTGTAG
- a CDS encoding OsmC family protein produces the protein MASETIKHGVNTEEYGAFVENMAENPEDAMLGLGARGIAEGRAMHTLAKLDAYSFGGEEIRRETREYTFPLGAHKEVEDEAGFVDPADRPEPVEVALAGLTGCINATVGIVAMENDIDLDGLETTVGLDLDPRVLFGVHGVERSDETYDDFTIDIEVSGPNLTDEDAELLREGARRSPVLNLMSQAHEASPEVRVRDAPTT, from the coding sequence ATGGCTTCAGAGACCATCAAGCACGGCGTAAACACCGAAGAGTACGGCGCGTTCGTCGAGAACATGGCCGAGAACCCCGAGGACGCGATGCTCGGACTCGGCGCGAGAGGTATCGCGGAAGGCCGGGCGATGCACACGTTGGCGAAACTCGACGCGTACAGTTTCGGCGGTGAGGAAATACGGCGCGAGACCCGCGAGTACACGTTCCCGCTCGGCGCGCACAAGGAGGTAGAGGACGAGGCGGGGTTCGTGGACCCCGCCGACCGGCCGGAACCCGTGGAAGTCGCGCTGGCCGGACTCACCGGGTGCATCAACGCCACTGTCGGCATCGTGGCGATGGAGAACGACATTGACCTCGACGGCCTCGAAACCACGGTCGGACTCGACCTCGACCCGCGGGTCCTCTTCGGCGTCCACGGCGTCGAGCGGTCCGACGAGACGTACGACGACTTCACCATCGACATCGAGGTCAGCGGTCCGAATCTCACCGACGAGGACGCGGAACTGCTTCGGGAGGGCGCGCGGCGCTCGCCGGTGTTGAACCTCATGTCGCAGGCCCACGAGGCGTCGCCCGAAGTGCGCGTTCGGGACGCGCCGACGACGTAG
- a CDS encoding HVO_0649 family zinc finger protein gives MANNNPGGLSPFERLRSRFEDEDLVCPKCGYDDEDGKWLAETGGDRIQYRHLCPSCGYVRRRTFRLGAE, from the coding sequence ATGGCCAACAACAACCCCGGCGGCCTCTCTCCCTTCGAGCGACTTCGGTCGCGCTTCGAGGACGAGGACCTCGTCTGTCCGAAGTGCGGGTACGACGACGAGGACGGGAAGTGGCTCGCGGAGACCGGCGGCGACCGGATTCAGTACCGCCACCTCTGTCCCAGCTGCGGCTACGTTCGACGCCGGACGTTCCGACTCGGCGCGGAGTGA
- the lpdA gene encoding dihydrolipoyl dehydrogenase, giving the protein MVVGDISTGTDVLVIGAGPGGYVAAIRAGQLDLDVTLVEKDAYGGTCLNYGCIPSKAMITASDLAHEAGNAEEMGIYADPEVEMDEMVGWKNGVVDQLTGGVEKLAKANGVELMEGRAEFASEDKARIVHSGGGQGSETVDFEHAIVSTGSRPIEVPGFDFGDDPVLDSRQALALEDVPESLVIVGAGYIGMELAGVFAKLGTDVTVVEMLDSVLPGYEDDLARPVKKRAEELGIDFYFGEAASGWEESGDGITVTTENEDGEISEFGAEKVLVAVGRSPVTDTLELDNAGVETDEDGFIPTDDRARTNVDHIHAIGDVAGEPMLAHVASKEGQVAAEVIAGEPSALDYQAVPAAVFTDPEIGTVGMTETEAEEQGFEPVVGKFPFNASGRALTTGHADGFVRIVADEPSGFLLGAQIVGPEASELIAEMGLAIEMGATLEDVAATIHTHPTLSEAVMEAAENALGHAIHTLNR; this is encoded by the coding sequence ATGGTCGTCGGAGACATCTCGACGGGAACAGACGTGTTGGTAATCGGCGCGGGACCGGGCGGCTACGTCGCCGCGATTCGCGCGGGCCAGTTGGACCTCGACGTGACGCTCGTGGAGAAAGACGCCTACGGCGGGACCTGCCTGAACTACGGGTGTATCCCCTCGAAGGCGATGATTACGGCCTCGGACCTCGCTCACGAGGCGGGCAACGCCGAGGAGATGGGTATCTACGCCGATCCCGAGGTGGAGATGGACGAGATGGTCGGCTGGAAGAACGGCGTCGTGGACCAACTCACCGGCGGCGTCGAGAAACTGGCCAAGGCCAACGGCGTCGAACTGATGGAGGGTCGCGCGGAGTTCGCCAGCGAGGACAAGGCCCGAATCGTCCACAGCGGCGGCGGACAGGGTTCCGAGACCGTCGATTTCGAACACGCCATCGTTTCGACTGGAAGCCGCCCTATCGAGGTGCCCGGATTCGACTTCGGCGACGACCCGGTATTGGACTCCCGGCAGGCGCTCGCGCTGGAGGACGTGCCCGAGAGCCTCGTCATCGTCGGCGCGGGCTACATCGGCATGGAACTCGCGGGCGTCTTCGCCAAGTTGGGCACCGACGTGACCGTCGTGGAGATGCTCGACTCGGTGCTGCCGGGCTACGAGGACGACCTCGCGCGCCCAGTCAAGAAGCGCGCCGAGGAACTCGGCATCGACTTCTACTTCGGCGAGGCCGCCAGCGGGTGGGAGGAGTCGGGCGACGGCATCACGGTCACGACCGAAAACGAGGACGGCGAAATCTCGGAGTTCGGCGCGGAGAAGGTGCTGGTCGCGGTCGGCCGCTCGCCGGTTACGGACACCCTCGAACTCGACAATGCGGGCGTCGAGACCGACGAAGACGGCTTTATCCCGACCGACGACCGCGCGCGGACGAACGTTGACCACATTCACGCCATCGGCGACGTGGCGGGCGAACCCATGCTCGCGCACGTCGCCAGCAAGGAGGGACAGGTCGCCGCGGAGGTCATCGCGGGCGAACCCTCGGCGCTGGACTATCAGGCGGTCCCCGCCGCGGTGTTCACCGACCCCGAAATCGGCACGGTCGGCATGACCGAGACCGAAGCCGAGGAGCAGGGCTTCGAGCCGGTCGTCGGTAAGTTCCCGTTCAACGCCTCGGGCCGCGCGCTCACGACGGGCCACGCAGACGGCTTCGTGCGCATCGTCGCCGACGAACCGAGCGGATTCCTGCTCGGTGCCCAAATCGTGGGACCGGAGGCCTCGGAACTGATAGCGGAGATGGGGCTTGCCATCGAGATGGGCGCGACGCTGGAAGACGTGGCTGCGACGATTCACACCCACCCGACGCTTAGCGAGGCCGTAATGGAGGCCGCCGAGAACGCGCTCGGGCACGCCATTCACACGCTGAACCGCTGA
- a CDS encoding bactofilin family protein, whose translation MNKRFAVLLALLVALAAVPAPVAADETRSGGTVVVEEGETVSDDLNAFGGTVIIRGTVEGDVTAFAGNVFVNGEVTGDLEAFAGNVRVNGTVTGDASVAGGNVALEEGGRIGGELEAAGGNVAVDGEIGRSARVGAGSITLGPTAVVGGDFLYDGDVDRAEGARIDGAVREEPDLGLDVGVTGPLVPNWVGAVYGFLVNFALGAVALLVFPRFSAGVTDRAVSDPFRSAGVGLLLFVEGPILIALLFVSLVGIPLGLLGILLYGIVLWVGYVYGAFALGSWLAGLADDASKWVALVVGLVVVSLVGFVPILGGLAQFVVLLLGLGALAFGGRKRYGGRGETESTM comes from the coding sequence ATGAACAAGCGATTCGCAGTTCTCCTCGCGCTACTGGTCGCCCTCGCCGCGGTGCCCGCTCCGGTCGCGGCCGACGAGACCCGGAGCGGCGGCACCGTCGTCGTCGAGGAGGGCGAGACCGTCAGCGACGACTTGAACGCGTTCGGTGGGACGGTCATCATCCGGGGTACCGTCGAGGGCGACGTGACGGCGTTCGCTGGCAACGTGTTCGTGAACGGTGAGGTGACCGGCGACCTCGAAGCCTTCGCGGGGAACGTCCGCGTCAACGGAACCGTCACCGGCGACGCCAGCGTCGCGGGCGGGAACGTCGCGCTCGAAGAGGGCGGTCGAATCGGCGGCGAGTTGGAGGCCGCTGGCGGCAACGTCGCGGTTGACGGCGAAATAGGCCGGAGCGCGCGCGTCGGCGCGGGGTCCATCACGCTCGGGCCGACCGCAGTCGTCGGCGGCGATTTCCTCTACGACGGCGACGTAGACCGGGCAGAGGGTGCCCGAATCGACGGGGCGGTCCGCGAAGAACCCGACCTCGGTCTCGACGTGGGCGTCACCGGCCCGCTGGTTCCGAATTGGGTCGGCGCGGTGTACGGGTTCCTCGTCAACTTCGCGCTCGGCGCGGTCGCTCTGCTGGTCTTCCCGCGGTTCTCCGCGGGCGTCACCGACCGGGCGGTCTCGGACCCGTTCCGGTCGGCCGGGGTCGGACTCCTGCTGTTCGTCGAGGGTCCGATACTAATCGCGCTCCTGTTCGTCTCGCTCGTCGGGATTCCGCTCGGCCTGCTCGGGATACTGCTCTACGGCATCGTGCTGTGGGTCGGCTACGTCTACGGCGCGTTCGCGCTCGGCAGTTGGCTGGCCGGACTCGCCGACGACGCCAGCAAGTGGGTCGCGCTCGTGGTCGGTCTCGTGGTGGTCTCGCTGGTCGGGTTCGTGCCGATTCTCGGCGGTCTGGCCCAGTTCGTCGTTCTCCTGCTCGGTCTCGGCGCGCTCGCGTTCGGGGGCCGGAAGCGGTACGGCGGGCGTGGTGAGACCGAATCGACGATGTAA
- a CDS encoding LolA family protein, which yields MTTNDDTPSVKEILDELQSTDNLPDTIHGTKRKTEKYGGGLRTVRLEVWEDLPNRTRNEQLSVETADEFDFDLGVMHDPTPEFEGVDLMIQNRDGVIMYDREAKKYHSLDFNPAEDQPNPNTDATLIGSSPKSNFDVTYDGRETVAGRETHVLSFRPTADADSLYRGYEYINMWIDDEYWFPIKEEAQANIQKMPLLQTDSFEDIPDGVYFLKKTFEEVEFDIEIDRSLFEFTPPENAKEVK from the coding sequence ATGACCACGAATGACGATACGCCTTCAGTCAAGGAAATTCTCGACGAACTCCAGTCCACGGACAATTTGCCGGACACCATTCACGGGACGAAACGAAAAACCGAAAAATACGGTGGCGGCCTGAGAACGGTCCGACTTGAAGTGTGGGAGGATCTTCCGAACAGAACTCGCAACGAACAACTGTCCGTGGAAACCGCCGACGAGTTCGATTTCGACCTTGGCGTCATGCACGACCCGACGCCTGAATTCGAGGGCGTAGATCTCATGATACAGAATCGAGATGGAGTAATAATGTATGACCGTGAAGCGAAAAAGTATCATAGTCTTGACTTCAACCCGGCCGAGGATCAACCTAATCCTAACACGGACGCGACGTTAATTGGGTCCTCTCCCAAATCGAACTTCGACGTGACGTACGATGGGAGAGAGACCGTCGCAGGTCGAGAGACGCACGTCCTGTCGTTTCGACCGACAGCGGACGCGGATTCCCTCTACCGAGGATATGAGTACATAAATATGTGGATAGACGACGAATACTGGTTCCCCATCAAGGAGGAGGCACAGGCCAATATCCAAAAGATGCCGTTGTTGCAGACAGATTCATTCGAAGATATTCCGGACGGGGTGTACTTCCTCAAGAAAACGTTTGAGGAGGTTGAATTTGACATCGAGATCGATCGCTCTCTCTTCGAGTTTACTCCTCCCGAAAACGCAAAAGAGGTTAAGTAG
- a CDS encoding NADPH-dependent FMN reductase, producing MNGTPVVVALSGSMRNGSYTRTALSHALDAAAERGAETELLDVREYDLPVFDPDDDEPEAATELKRKIREADTVLWGSPVYHGSYSAAFRNVHDYCGFDEYENTTVGLLASAGGGSFASTLDHMRVTARGVHAWVLPHQVGIRSARDKIEDGEITDADIAERVRKFGEQAVEYAFIHPDVTAPDAGVDEIGDTDEEAEGTQAEADADD from the coding sequence ATGAACGGAACTCCTGTCGTCGTCGCGCTGTCGGGAAGCATGCGCAACGGAAGCTACACCCGGACCGCGCTGAGCCACGCGCTCGACGCGGCGGCCGAGCGCGGTGCCGAGACCGAACTGCTGGACGTGCGCGAGTACGACCTCCCCGTTTTCGACCCCGACGACGACGAACCCGAGGCCGCGACCGAACTCAAGCGCAAGATTCGGGAGGCAGATACGGTTCTGTGGGGAAGTCCCGTCTATCACGGGTCGTACTCCGCGGCGTTCCGGAACGTCCACGACTACTGCGGGTTCGACGAGTACGAGAACACCACGGTCGGCCTGCTGGCGTCGGCCGGGGGCGGGTCGTTCGCTAGCACGCTCGACCACATGCGCGTGACTGCCCGCGGCGTCCACGCGTGGGTCCTGCCCCATCAGGTCGGTATCCGGAGCGCCCGAGACAAGATCGAGGACGGCGAAATCACCGACGCCGATATCGCCGAGCGCGTCCGGAAATTCGGCGAGCAGGCCGTCGAGTACGCCTTCATCCACCCGGACGTGACCGCGCCCGACGCCGGTGTGGACGAGATAGGTGACACAGACGAGGAGGCCGAGGGCACGCAGGCCGAGGCCGACGCCGACGACTGA
- a CDS encoding Hsp20/alpha crystallin family protein: MSGRKNPFEDLEEMIDRMSRQFEESMGGGAMEKLGGGGASIDVADRGEAFVVTADLPGYRKEDIDVTLRGDHLQIRAETEQETEESDDEDGQYIRKERSHRAVNRTVTFPEDVDEENVAAEYRNGVLTVTLQKLVAGDEDSHSIDIE; the protein is encoded by the coding sequence ATGTCAGGACGAAAGAACCCCTTCGAGGACTTAGAAGAGATGATAGACCGCATGAGCCGTCAGTTCGAGGAGTCGATGGGCGGCGGAGCGATGGAGAAACTTGGCGGCGGCGGGGCGTCTATCGACGTGGCCGACCGCGGCGAGGCGTTCGTCGTCACCGCCGACTTACCCGGCTACCGCAAGGAGGACATCGACGTGACGCTCCGGGGCGACCACCTCCAGATTCGCGCCGAGACCGAGCAGGAGACCGAAGAGAGCGACGACGAGGACGGCCAGTACATCCGCAAGGAGCGTAGCCATCGGGCGGTGAACCGCACGGTGACGTTCCCCGAGGACGTTGACGAAGAGAACGTCGCCGCCGAGTACCGCAACGGCGTGTTGACGGTGACGCTTCAGAAACTGGTCGCGGGCGACGAGGACTCTCACAGTATCGACATCGAGTGA
- a CDS encoding peroxiredoxin family protein: MLRLIKGGSGDSEASARTHDDLGVSELDFELPNAGAGPDPLALSAFAADNDAIVLLFQRDYHCRNCRQQVRDVADRYGEFRERDAAVVSVLPESAARARKWQTNVHLPFPLVADEEKAVAEQYGQPTRFGKLGGLHDLVGRMPEVAILDARGDDLRLFGVHRGDKPADRPSVDDVLAMLDRMLADEE; this comes from the coding sequence GTGCTTCGGCTCATCAAGGGGGGAAGCGGAGACTCCGAGGCGTCGGCGCGGACGCACGACGACCTCGGCGTCTCGGAACTCGACTTCGAGTTGCCCAACGCTGGCGCGGGTCCCGACCCGCTCGCGCTCTCGGCGTTCGCGGCCGACAACGACGCGATAGTCCTTCTCTTTCAACGGGACTACCACTGCCGGAACTGTCGCCAGCAGGTGCGGGACGTGGCCGACCGCTACGGCGAGTTCCGCGAGCGCGACGCCGCCGTGGTCTCGGTCCTGCCCGAATCAGCGGCGCGCGCCCGGAAGTGGCAGACGAACGTCCACCTCCCGTTCCCGCTGGTCGCCGACGAGGAGAAGGCGGTCGCCGAGCAGTACGGCCAGCCCACCCGATTCGGCAAGTTGGGCGGTCTCCACGACCTCGTGGGCCGGATGCCGGAGGTGGCGATTCTCGACGCGCGCGGCGACGACCTGCGACTCTTCGGCGTCCACCGCGGCGACAAGCCCGCCGACCGGCCCTCGGTAGACGACGTGCTGGCGATGCTCGATCGGATGCTCGCCGACGAGGAATGA
- a CDS encoding GNAT family N-acetyltransferase: protein MSGSHGVDCPEGIAVREATASDRLGVRRVLDAAMLEVRDDLDQRIDGGDVLVANEERDADSAADETPILGALVLVSEGETSRDAANSDAAHIDAVAVRRARRGRGVGTALLRAAAQRHDRLTAEFNPGVRPFYESLDFHILPVEGDTDRLRGRYDADGE from the coding sequence ATGAGCGGGAGCCATGGTGTGGACTGCCCGGAGGGTATCGCGGTCCGTGAAGCTACCGCGAGCGACCGCCTCGGCGTCCGGCGCGTCCTCGACGCCGCGATGCTCGAAGTCCGCGACGACCTCGACCAGCGAATCGACGGCGGGGACGTGCTGGTGGCCAACGAGGAGCGCGACGCCGACAGCGCCGCGGACGAAACGCCGATTCTGGGCGCGCTGGTTCTGGTCTCGGAAGGCGAAACTTCCCGAGACGCCGCGAATAGCGATGCCGCGCACATCGACGCCGTGGCGGTCCGACGCGCGCGCCGCGGGCGGGGCGTCGGGACCGCGCTGCTCCGCGCTGCGGCCCAGCGCCACGACCGACTGACCGCCGAGTTTAACCCCGGCGTCCGACCGTTCTACGAGTCGCTCGACTTCCATATTTTGCCCGTTGAGGGCGACACCGACCGACTTCGCGGGCGTTACGACGCGGACGGAGAGTGA
- the pheA gene encoding prephenate dehydratase, with the protein MQAVTLGPEGTYSHRAASAVADEVEFRESVTAIVETVADGEYDRGVVPIENSIEGSVTETLDALTDREVAAVREIVTPIRHALLAQREDFSVVASHSQALAQCRSYLEAEYPDADLEAVASTARGVEYARENPDVAAIGHPDNAGGDDDLRVVAEGIQDRNSNATRFFVIAPASERSEAGGKSSLVVYPNANYPGLLLELLEPFAERDINLTRVESRPSGERLGDYVFHVDFEAGLYEERAEEAIGDIEDLAENGWVRRLGSYDAEHVVY; encoded by the coding sequence ATGCAAGCAGTCACGCTCGGTCCCGAGGGGACCTACTCGCATCGCGCCGCCAGCGCAGTCGCCGACGAGGTGGAGTTCCGCGAGTCAGTCACCGCCATCGTGGAGACCGTCGCGGACGGCGAGTACGACCGCGGCGTCGTCCCCATCGAGAACAGCATCGAGGGGAGTGTCACCGAGACGCTGGACGCGCTGACCGACCGCGAGGTCGCCGCCGTCCGGGAAATCGTCACGCCGATTCGCCACGCGCTGCTCGCCCAGCGCGAGGACTTCTCTGTCGTCGCCAGCCACTCCCAAGCGCTGGCGCAGTGTCGAAGCTACCTTGAAGCCGAGTACCCCGACGCAGACCTCGAAGCGGTCGCCAGTACCGCCCGCGGCGTCGAGTACGCTCGCGAGAACCCCGACGTGGCGGCCATCGGCCATCCGGACAACGCGGGCGGCGACGACGACCTTCGCGTCGTCGCCGAGGGGATTCAGGACCGCAACTCGAACGCGACCCGGTTCTTCGTCATCGCGCCCGCGAGCGAGCGCTCGGAGGCGGGCGGCAAGTCCTCGCTGGTGGTCTACCCGAACGCGAACTACCCCGGACTCCTGCTCGAACTGCTCGAACCGTTCGCCGAGCGCGACATCAACCTGACGCGAGTCGAGTCGCGCCCGAGCGGCGAGCGACTGGGCGACTACGTCTTCCACGTCGATTTCGAGGCGGGTCTCTACGAGGAGCGCGCTGAGGAGGCCATCGGCGACATCGAGGACCTCGCAGAGAACGGGTGGGTCCGGAGACTGGGGTCCTACGACGCTGAACACGTCGTCTACTGA
- a CDS encoding peroxiredoxin: MTLETGADAPTVEATNQRGETIELDFSEPTVLYFYPRDDTPGCTTEAEQFDAELESYHDAGVSVFGVSTDDAESHEEFAEKYELRFDLLADPETGIADAFGVDTSRGATARTTFVLADGEVKAVYEGVDPDGHAREVLGDMLDDELVALE; the protein is encoded by the coding sequence ATGACGCTCGAAACAGGTGCGGACGCGCCGACGGTCGAAGCGACGAACCAGCGCGGCGAGACCATCGAACTCGACTTCTCGGAACCGACGGTGCTGTACTTCTATCCCCGCGACGACACACCGGGGTGTACCACCGAGGCCGAGCAGTTCGACGCCGAACTGGAGAGCTACCACGACGCGGGCGTCTCGGTCTTCGGCGTCTCGACCGACGACGCCGAGAGCCACGAGGAGTTCGCCGAGAAGTACGAACTTCGGTTCGACCTGCTGGCCGACCCCGAGACCGGCATCGCCGACGCCTTCGGCGTGGACACCTCCCGCGGCGCGACCGCGCGCACCACCTTCGTCCTCGCAGACGGCGAGGTCAAAGCGGTCTACGAGGGCGTGGACCCCGACGGGCACGCCCGAGAGGTGCTGGGTGATATGCTCGACGACGAACTGGTCGCGCTGGAGTAG
- a CDS encoding replication factor C small subunit — protein sequence MSEAESDADEAAESDEVAETEAVAEEKATAETEDPAESDGANAPDEAADAGRDQIWIEKYRPQRLDEVAGHEDITERLSRYVERDDLPNLLFSGPAGVGKTTSAVAIAKELYGDDWESNFLELNASDQRGIDVVRDRIKNFARSSFGGHNYRIIFLDEADSLTSDAQSALRRTMEQFSNNTRFILSCNYSSKIIDPIQSRCATFRFGPISEEGVTEQILKVAEQEDIETTEEGVEALVYAADGDMRKAINALQAAAVMGEVVDEEAVFTITSTARPEEIEEMVTDAIEGNFGTARSTLDDLLTNKGMAGGDVIDQLHRSVWEFDLSDEETVRLMDRVGEVDYRITEGANERVQLEALLASLSLERE from the coding sequence ATGAGCGAGGCCGAGAGCGACGCCGACGAGGCGGCCGAATCGGACGAGGTGGCCGAGACCGAGGCGGTCGCCGAAGAGAAAGCGACGGCCGAGACCGAGGACCCCGCCGAGTCCGACGGAGCGAACGCACCGGACGAGGCGGCCGACGCCGGGCGCGACCAGATCTGGATCGAGAAGTACCGACCTCAGCGGTTGGACGAGGTGGCGGGCCACGAGGACATCACCGAGCGCCTGAGCAGGTACGTCGAGCGCGACGACCTGCCGAATTTGCTTTTCTCAGGGCCTGCAGGCGTCGGGAAGACCACTTCCGCCGTCGCCATCGCCAAGGAACTGTACGGCGACGACTGGGAGAGCAACTTCCTCGAACTCAACGCCTCCGACCAGCGCGGCATCGACGTGGTCCGGGACCGCATCAAGAACTTCGCGCGGTCGTCGTTCGGCGGCCACAACTACCGCATCATCTTTCTGGACGAGGCCGACTCGCTCACTTCTGACGCTCAGTCGGCCTTGCGCCGGACGATGGAGCAGTTCTCGAACAACACCCGGTTCATCCTCTCGTGTAACTACTCCTCGAAAATCATCGACCCGATTCAGTCGCGGTGCGCGACGTTTCGGTTCGGACCTATCTCCGAGGAGGGCGTCACCGAGCAGATTCTGAAGGTCGCCGAGCAAGAGGACATCGAGACCACCGAGGAGGGCGTGGAAGCGCTGGTCTACGCCGCCGACGGCGACATGCGAAAGGCCATCAACGCGCTTCAGGCCGCGGCCGTGATGGGCGAAGTCGTGGACGAAGAGGCCGTGTTCACCATCACCAGCACGGCGCGTCCCGAGGAAATCGAGGAGATGGTCACGGACGCCATCGAGGGGAATTTCGGCACGGCGCGCTCGACGCTCGACGACCTCCTGACGAACAAGGGGATGGCGGGCGGCGACGTTATCGACCAACTCCACCGCTCGGTCTGGGAGTTCGACCTGAGCGACGAGGAGACGGTCAGACTGATGGACCGAGTCGGCGAGGTCGATTACCGCATCACCGAGGGCGCGAACGAGCGCGTCCAGTTGGAGGCGCTGTTGGCCTCGCTGTCGCTCGAACGAGAGTAG